Within the SAR324 cluster bacterium genome, the region GCTCTGGATGAAGACTTATCTACCTCAGGGCTACTGAGAGCAGCCCAAAGAGCTGATCTGGTTCAGCAGCCTCAAAGTATCTACCGTCCAGAAAGTGTGTCTGAAACGGTTGGACAGGATTGATTGCTAAGTTTTCTCAGTCCCCTCATCCGACCGTTCGGCTACCTTCTTCCTGAGGGAGAAGAATTGCTTTGCGTTAATCTGAAAAACCTTGGCCCCAGTAAGAATCAGTCCGTATTTTTAATCGCTGACTCTAGGCTGTAATAGCAACAATAGTGAGCCCAATTCGATTTGGTTTGAATTCCACACCTCTTGAGTGATGAACCAATCGATCACTCGCTTAGGAGGAAGTCCATTGAAACGCAGCATGTTCCTATTCTACATGGTTCTGGGACTCGTGGCCTGCAGTGCTCCAGAACCTAAAGTCCACAACTTCACCAATGAATGTGAGATGGAGTGGCAGTATGAATATCGGCTTTATTTTGATGACCTGGCCCGTCTGGATCACACCTGTTGTCAGTGTGTGACACTAGGCAGTGCACTGTTCTGGGACAACAAGACTGGAGTTGGTTCTGGACGGACAAAATTTGGTTGAAAGATTTTTTACAGAAAACCGGAACGAAAGGAGATCTGGAACAACCAGTGCAGATCACCCTGTGGGAACAATGGATTTGTTCCCACATCATTTGCTGTTGAAAGGAAACGACATGGAAGTCACAGAAAGCCGTATTCTGGAATTGGAAAACTTACTGGATTTCCAAAATGCAAAAATTGGAAAGCTGGAATATCGAATTGAGCGGCTGGAACGACTCGTGGCAGTGCTGATGGAAACGAACAAAATCACTGGTGGTGAAACCAAATCAGCCACATTGAACTGAGAGAAACTTGGAATCACTGGAGCAAGCGCTACTGGAGATGGAAGTCTACGGGTTCACGCTGTTGGAGGAGGTGTTGAATCCTGAAGAGGTATCCCACCTGAAAGAGTGTCTGATTCGCTGCTATGAGCGCACAGGCCACGAACAGAACTTCATGGGGACAGCCGGACACGTAAGCAACTTGCCTGCACAGGACCCTGCCTTCTTTTTTCTACTGGATCACCCCAAAACGCTACCGATTCTTGAGGCCATCCTTGGAAAGAACCTAATCCTGGGAAGCTTGAACGCCCGAATCGCTCGTCCTGCTGATGGTGAACAGGGCTTCCACACCGATATTGGCGCAGAGTTGCTGAATCCCGTATCGCCAGTGATGTGCAACACCGTCTGGATGTTGGATGACTTTTCTCCGAGGAATGGTTCAACACGGATTGTTCTAGGCAGTCACAAGAGTGGGATGGCCAGCCCACCCGATGGGTTTGCAGTTCAGCATGTTTTTCAAGTGACTGCAAAAGCGGGCAGTGTGTTGGTTTTTAATGGTCAGTGCTGGCATGCCGGAGGAAATAATCAGACGGAGGTTAACCGACATGCCCTGTTTGGACACTACCGAAAATCTAGCCTGATCTTCCAGGTTGATCCTCACGATGGATTTCCCGCCGAGTGGTACGATTTGCTCTCTCCAAGACAACGAGAGTTGCTGCGCATGCAGCATGGCTTGGGAGTACCCCACGCTGCTGACTACCATATGCGCCAATCCTCTGGTCGGGGTAAATTGAAGCCGAGTTGAGTGCGAAGCAACTTCGTTTCGAATCTCGTCAGTAACCCAGATAAAATTGCCAATGGCAATGAGTCAGGTTTTCCTAAATCAAATATGCACAAATCACTCATCAACTCCCACTTGCTTTCGCTTCAACGTCTCCAAACAAACTCCAACTAATTGAGAAGGCCATCAATACACTGA harbors:
- a CDS encoding phytanoyl-CoA dioxygenase family protein, encoding MESLEQALLEMEVYGFTLLEEVLNPEEVSHLKECLIRCYERTGHEQNFMGTAGHVSNLPAQDPAFFFLLDHPKTLPILEAILGKNLILGSLNARIARPADGEQGFHTDIGAELLNPVSPVMCNTVWMLDDFSPRNGSTRIVLGSHKSGMASPPDGFAVQHVFQVTAKAGSVLVFNGQCWHAGGNNQTEVNRHALFGHYRKSSLIFQVDPHDGFPAEWYDLLSPRQRELLRMQHGLGVPHAADYHMRQSSGRGKLKPS